A part of Candidatus Bathyarchaeota archaeon genomic DNA contains:
- a CDS encoding cysteine desulfurase has protein sequence MFDPYKVREDFPILKRKINNYPLIYFDNAATSQKPKQVIEAMKEFYEKQNANVHRAVHTLSLEATELYEEAHEEVAEFIGAKDMEEIIFVRGTTEAINLVAYSWGLRNLKREDEVLVTLMEHHSNMVPWEILSKIRGFKLKYADVNPDGTLKYESLKEMLTPKVKLVCITHVSNVTGVINDVQTIAKLAHENGALVLVDGAQSVPHIPVNVRELDCDFLAFSGHKMLGPTGIGVLYGKREILEKMEPFHGGGEMIREVSFNPETQRCKISWNELPWKFEAGTPDVCGAVGLTAAIKYLRTLGMENVKAYECDLTEYAMKRLGECSKVMVYGPKDRALKCGIIPFNVEGFNSHDVALLLDSYGIMVRSGFHCAQPLHQRLNISSSTRASFYIYNTLEEIDRFIEALKEIEKAL, from the coding sequence ATGTTTGACCCCTACAAGGTTAGGGAAGACTTTCCCATATTGAAACGAAAAATAAACAATTATCCACTCATATACTTTGACAACGCGGCGACATCTCAAAAGCCAAAGCAAGTTATCGAAGCCATGAAAGAGTTTTACGAAAAACAAAACGCCAACGTCCACCGTGCTGTGCACACATTATCGCTGGAAGCCACAGAACTCTATGAGGAAGCCCACGAAGAAGTTGCCGAATTCATAGGCGCCAAAGACATGGAAGAAATAATCTTTGTCAGAGGCACAACGGAGGCTATAAACCTTGTCGCCTATTCGTGGGGGCTTCGCAACCTCAAACGGGAAGATGAAGTCCTTGTAACCCTCATGGAACACCACAGCAACATGGTTCCATGGGAGATCCTTTCAAAAATAAGAGGCTTCAAGCTCAAGTATGCAGACGTCAACCCAGACGGCACACTAAAGTATGAATCCCTAAAGGAAATGTTAACGCCTAAGGTAAAGCTTGTCTGCATAACCCATGTTTCAAACGTGACGGGCGTCATAAACGACGTGCAAACTATAGCAAAACTAGCCCACGAAAATGGTGCTCTAGTGCTTGTGGATGGTGCTCAATCAGTGCCTCATATACCCGTAAACGTTCGGGAGTTAGACTGCGACTTCTTAGCTTTTTCTGGGCATAAGATGCTTGGGCCGACAGGAATAGGCGTATTGTACGGCAAACGGGAAATTCTTGAAAAAATGGAGCCTTTTCACGGCGGCGGCGAAATGATTAGGGAAGTTTCCTTCAATCCCGAAACTCAGCGATGCAAAATTTCATGGAACGAACTACCGTGGAAGTTTGAAGCTGGAACCCCAGATGTCTGCGGGGCTGTTGGTTTAACGGCTGCAATAAAATATTTGAGGACTCTTGGAATGGAAAATGTAAAAGCCTACGAGTGCGACTTAACCGAATACGCCATGAAACGCTTAGGAGAATGCTCAAAAGTCATGGTTTACGGCCCAAAGGATAGGGCGCTGAAATGTGGAATAATACCATTCAACGTTGAGGGATTCAACTCCCACGACGTGGCTCTACTCCTTGACAGCTATGGCATAATGGTGAGGAGCGGTTTCCACTGTGCTCAACCGCTTCACCAAAGACTTAACATTTCATCATCTACAAGAGCCAGTTTCTATATTTACAACACGCTGGAAGAAATAGATCGATTCATTGAAGCTCTAAAGGAGATTGAAAAAGCTCTATGA
- a CDS encoding iron-sulfur cluster assembly scaffold protein: MSRVPLPYSQKILELFRNPKNLGKMEDATVSAVAGNPQCGDMITFYLKINEQDTIEKATFESYGCAANIATSSIVTEKIKGMKLEDAWKISWKSIAEEVGGLPAVKFHCGILAVGALRRAIRAYYKMRQQTPEWLPGELTFEEKQALEEEELAKILSKKMKMAEEGA, translated from the coding sequence TTGTCACGTGTACCTTTACCCTACAGCCAAAAAATCTTGGAACTCTTCAGGAACCCAAAGAATTTAGGGAAAATGGAGGACGCTACGGTTTCAGCGGTGGCTGGAAACCCACAATGTGGAGACATGATAACCTTCTATTTGAAGATTAACGAGCAAGATACCATTGAAAAGGCAACCTTTGAAAGTTACGGATGCGCCGCCAACATTGCCACATCAAGCATTGTAACTGAGAAAATTAAGGGAATGAAACTTGAAGACGCCTGGAAAATCTCGTGGAAAAGTATAGCTGAAGAGGTGGGTGGGCTGCCAGCTGTTAAATTTCACTGCGGGATATTGGCTGTCGGAGCTTTGAGACGCGCCATCCGCGCCTATTACAAAATGAGACAGCAAACTCCAGAATGGTTGCCGGGAGAGTTAACTTTCGAAGAAAAACAGGCATTAGAGGAGGAGGAGCTGGCAAAAATCCTCTCGAAAAAAATGAAGATGGCTGAAGAAGGCGCTTAA
- a CDS encoding cysteine desulfurase yields the protein MMENVRELLKAHEGLKHEVYLDIENSSFVHPEVVEVMLPYFNKRAIGNPTLTHKPGWEAYEAIMESAQKIASYLGCRSIEEVNFTPGETEANNLALLGAASQMRMKGAKIVISEIEPLSVIHVAEMMAQQGFLVVKIPVNSEGFVNLEKLKEAVNGETVLASFSAVNHEIGTIQPIKEIVEIIKDKNPNALVHVDASDAYGKIPFNVQKLNVDMATISSYKILGPRGIGALYVKEGVNIQRILEGQIGTQKLWPGVENTPLIVGFAKASELAFKNFEDNVSYMRKLRDKLIEGVMGKIPDVRLNGPRGEKRAPDNVNISFLRCEGEALTIELSLNGVYVSSGSACTRRLLQPSHVLVAIGRKFEEAHGSILMKVTRVHTEADIDYVLKVLPRAVERLRGITGSTVVE from the coding sequence ATGATGGAAAACGTTCGTGAACTTCTTAAAGCCCATGAAGGGCTAAAACATGAAGTTTACTTAGACATTGAGAACTCAAGCTTTGTTCATCCAGAAGTCGTTGAGGTTATGCTTCCATATTTTAATAAACGTGCTATTGGCAACCCAACGCTTACCCACAAGCCGGGATGGGAAGCCTACGAGGCAATAATGGAATCTGCCCAAAAAATTGCTAGCTATTTAGGATGTAGAAGCATTGAAGAAGTCAATTTCACACCAGGTGAAACTGAAGCTAACAACCTCGCTTTGCTTGGCGCAGCTTCTCAGATGCGGATGAAGGGTGCGAAAATCGTGATCTCCGAGATTGAGCCATTAAGTGTGATACACGTGGCCGAAATGATGGCCCAACAAGGATTCTTAGTAGTAAAAATTCCAGTAAACAGCGAAGGCTTCGTAAACCTTGAAAAACTTAAGGAGGCGGTTAACGGCGAAACAGTTCTCGCAAGCTTCTCGGCAGTAAACCATGAAATTGGAACAATACAGCCCATAAAAGAGATAGTTGAAATCATAAAGGACAAAAACCCAAACGCTCTTGTCCACGTAGATGCATCAGATGCTTATGGCAAAATTCCTTTTAACGTGCAAAAGCTGAATGTGGACATGGCAACAATAAGCAGCTACAAGATACTGGGGCCACGCGGGATTGGCGCTCTATACGTAAAGGAAGGCGTAAATATCCAAAGAATATTGGAGGGGCAAATAGGCACTCAGAAACTTTGGCCCGGCGTTGAAAACACGCCGCTGATTGTTGGTTTTGCAAAGGCGTCTGAGTTAGCCTTCAAGAACTTTGAGGATAATGTTAGCTACATGCGGAAACTCCGCGACAAACTCATTGAAGGCGTAATGGGTAAAATACCGGACGTGCGACTTAACGGTCCAAGAGGTGAGAAAAGGGCACCTGACAACGTTAACATAAGTTTTCTACGCTGTGAAGGCGAAGCTCTAACCATTGAGTTAAGCCTAAACGGTGTATATGTTTCAAGTGGAAGCGCCTGCACAAGACGTTTGCTCCAGCCGAGTCACGTGCTGGTTGCCATAGGCAGAAAATTCGAAGAGGCCCACGGGAGCATCCTCATGAAAGTTACACGAGTCCATACAGAGGCGGATATAGATTACGTGTTGAAGGTTTTGCCCAGAGCCGTTGAAAGGCTTAGGGGAATAACAGGTTCAACGGTGGTGGAGTAG
- a CDS encoding sulfite exporter TauE/SafE family protein has product MQFSWSRWGILIVPILVLGFGLKTQHAIGVSLLMMTFTTISAAIAYARQRKINYKVGVLLDVFDVPGAVLGAFITTLLSSNILASLFGCLLMIISIRILKTKNEKGGEIECGDFILSRRTICLCLLASFVSGFVAGLFGAGGGTVDMIVMVLVLGMSPYIAAGTSEFGMALTNTAALIPHIFLGNVALQWAAPVTIGAVIGAQLGPAISRRIKVTTLRRILGLVLFVVGIRMLATLYIGV; this is encoded by the coding sequence TTGCAGTTTAGTTGGTCTCGGTGGGGGATTCTCATAGTCCCCATACTTGTTTTGGGTTTCGGCCTCAAAACACAGCACGCTATCGGAGTCAGTTTATTAATGATGACGTTTACAACAATTTCTGCAGCAATAGCATATGCTAGGCAAAGGAAAATTAATTATAAAGTGGGAGTTTTGCTTGACGTATTTGACGTCCCTGGCGCTGTTCTAGGAGCTTTCATCACAACGCTCTTATCTTCCAACATCCTTGCAAGCTTATTTGGCTGTTTGCTTATGATAATTTCAATTCGCATTCTCAAAACGAAGAATGAGAAAGGTGGCGAAATCGAATGTGGAGACTTTATTTTATCTAGGCGGACAATTTGTCTCTGTCTTTTAGCAAGCTTCGTCAGCGGCTTCGTTGCTGGGCTGTTCGGCGCTGGCGGCGGCACAGTGGATATGATAGTAATGGTTTTAGTTCTGGGCATGTCGCCATACATAGCTGCGGGTACAAGCGAGTTTGGGATGGCCCTCACGAACACGGCTGCTCTTATACCTCACATTTTTCTTGGAAACGTTGCCCTACAGTGGGCTGCACCAGTAACTATTGGGGCCGTCATAGGCGCTCAGCTTGGACCAGCCATTTCAAGGCGGATAAAAGTTACAACTTTAAGGAGGATCCTTGGCTTAGTCCTTTTTGTCGTTGGGATAAGAATGCTGGCAACATTGTATATTGGAGTTTAA
- a CDS encoding DEAD/DEAH box helicase yields MKIVDLPIPESVKEILIKGGIVELYPPQEEAIKAGALDGHNLVLASPTASGKTLVAELCALKHVLEKNGKVLYLSPLRALASEKYEEFRKYSVIIKPDGKRVSVGISTGDYDGSDPWLEHYDIIVATNEKVDSLLRHKAKWLDDVSLVVADEVHLLNEVDRGPTLEVVLARLMQTNPDIQILALSATINNVEEVAGWIRAGCITTEWRPITLKEGVLLHNEIQFKEGDARKIEKEVKNPAINLALHTVKTGGQALIFAATRKSAVALAKKTAKKIEEVLSKPAKRALEREAERILGAGEKTRISELLAELVKRGVAFHHAGLGGEHRKIIEDAFREGKIKVLTATPTLAFGVNLPARTVIIYDYRRYEPGYGYYPISVLEYKQMCGRAGRPKYDKIGEAVIVARTADEADYLMESYVLAKPERIWSKLAVERVLRSHVLATIAADYAHTEAGIYEFFGKTFYAYQYDVAAIKGMIAKILKFLYDEEMIDVSGANIYATRFGKRVSELYIDPISAVIIRDALRQKPPLLTELSLLHMICHTPDMGPILRPFTSELDTVAVFLEEHWDEFMVPVPDEWEDRIAYEQFLGEVKTAMVLKAWIEEVSEDEIIEKYRVQPGDLYRTIESAKWLLYATHELAVLFNNKEIPPLASELMERVEKGVKKELLPIVRLGGVGRVRGRIIYNAGYKTIEDLKHAQIEDLMNLPLIGPKLAKKIKEQVGGFIKKEALEKLEKEEWKQKALTEY; encoded by the coding sequence GTGAAAATTGTTGATCTACCGATTCCCGAGTCTGTCAAGGAGATTCTTATTAAAGGCGGGATTGTCGAGCTATATCCGCCCCAAGAAGAAGCTATTAAGGCTGGGGCTTTGGATGGGCATAACCTTGTCTTGGCTAGTCCAACAGCTTCTGGCAAGACTTTGGTTGCGGAACTTTGCGCGCTTAAACATGTCTTGGAAAAGAATGGTAAAGTCCTCTACCTGTCGCCTTTAAGGGCTTTAGCCAGCGAGAAGTATGAGGAATTTAGGAAATATTCAGTCATAATTAAGCCAGATGGTAAACGGGTAAGCGTGGGAATTTCTACGGGTGATTATGATGGTTCTGACCCGTGGCTTGAGCATTACGATATTATTGTCGCCACCAATGAGAAAGTGGACTCGCTTTTGAGGCATAAAGCCAAATGGCTTGACGACGTCAGCCTCGTAGTAGCGGATGAAGTGCACCTGCTCAACGAGGTGGACCGCGGTCCAACCTTGGAGGTGGTTTTGGCGAGGCTTATGCAGACAAATCCAGACATCCAGATATTGGCTCTGAGCGCCACCATAAACAACGTGGAGGAGGTTGCAGGCTGGATTAGGGCTGGCTGCATAACCACTGAATGGCGTCCCATAACGCTAAAGGAGGGCGTCCTGCTTCACAATGAAATTCAGTTCAAAGAAGGCGACGCCAGAAAAATAGAGAAGGAGGTCAAAAATCCAGCCATCAACTTGGCTCTGCACACGGTGAAAACTGGCGGACAAGCCTTAATTTTTGCGGCTACTCGGAAAAGCGCCGTGGCTTTGGCGAAGAAGACAGCCAAAAAGATAGAAGAGGTGCTTTCGAAGCCGGCTAAAAGGGCTTTAGAACGCGAAGCTGAGCGAATTTTGGGCGCCGGCGAAAAAACAAGGATAAGCGAGCTATTGGCTGAGCTGGTTAAGCGAGGCGTCGCCTTTCACCATGCTGGTTTAGGGGGTGAGCACAGAAAAATCATTGAAGACGCGTTTCGTGAGGGCAAGATTAAGGTTTTAACCGCCACACCCACCCTAGCTTTCGGCGTGAACCTTCCAGCCAGAACAGTCATCATCTACGATTATAGGCGTTATGAGCCGGGGTACGGCTACTATCCCATTAGCGTTTTAGAGTATAAGCAGATGTGCGGGCGGGCTGGCAGACCAAAATATGACAAGATAGGCGAAGCCGTTATAGTGGCTAGAACAGCCGACGAAGCCGACTACTTAATGGAAAGCTACGTGCTTGCCAAGCCCGAACGCATATGGTCTAAGCTTGCTGTGGAGCGTGTTCTGCGCAGCCACGTGCTGGCTACCATCGCTGCTGATTACGCTCACACAGAGGCTGGCATTTACGAGTTTTTCGGCAAAACCTTCTACGCCTACCAGTATGATGTGGCAGCCATTAAAGGAATGATTGCAAAAATCCTCAAGTTCCTCTATGATGAGGAAATGATAGATGTGAGCGGCGCCAACATTTACGCTACAAGATTCGGCAAACGCGTAAGTGAACTCTACATAGACCCCATTTCGGCAGTTATAATCCGCGACGCCCTGCGGCAGAAACCCCCACTTCTGACGGAATTAAGCCTCCTCCACATGATCTGCCACACTCCCGACATGGGGCCGATTCTCAGACCATTCACAAGCGAACTTGACACTGTTGCGGTTTTCCTAGAAGAGCATTGGGACGAGTTTATGGTGCCCGTTCCAGACGAATGGGAGGATCGCATAGCCTACGAGCAGTTCTTGGGCGAAGTGAAAACAGCCATGGTTTTGAAGGCCTGGATTGAGGAAGTCAGCGAAGACGAAATAATTGAAAAGTACCGCGTGCAGCCCGGCGATCTATACCGAACCATCGAAAGCGCCAAGTGGCTGCTTTACGCAACCCACGAGCTGGCAGTTCTATTCAACAACAAGGAAATACCGCCCCTAGCCAGTGAACTCATGGAAAGAGTGGAAAAAGGCGTGAAAAAGGAGCTTCTTCCAATAGTCCGCCTAGGAGGCGTGGGCAGAGTGCGTGGACGCATAATATACAACGCTGGATACAAAACAATAGAGGACTTGAAACATGCTCAAATTGAAGACTTGATGAATCTACCGCTAATCGGGCCGAAGTTGGCAAAGAAAATTAAGGAGCAGGTGGGCGGCTTCATCAAAAAAGAAGCTTTGGAGAAGCTTGAAAAAGAAGAGTGGAAGCAGAAAGCCCTAACCGAGTACTAA
- a CDS encoding right-handed parallel beta-helix repeat-containing protein encodes MKNVGKVWLIMLLMLVSASFYALKTPNVEAAGTIYIRADGSIDPPTANITRDEFNMTYTFTGNNYDTIVIERSNIILNGAGFTLKVASADGISFQYQSNITIENLNVDAGPNSFGIYAYYSNNITIFGCRVYSSSTGISIYYTSYCKIYGNTIEGNGIGISITGSEVESAGHHNLIYNNTVASNSNHGIYLLGYSNSVYRNNVTGNNRGISIGGNFNNVYENIITRNKYPDGEGISIHSQGGGCNVSYNYVAENTWGIILGAGHGDYTPNTLKGNVMVNNSRINFGLEGYRAEMPHLYNDVDTSNTVNGKPIYYWISKENDALPLDAGFVALINCKNITVANLNIEKNLEGIILAYSNNCTIYGNNLTDNGYSSYYYGNIALYRSSNNSIYNNNVATSNWNGHGIVLDHGSSHNTVSKNNITKTSVGVYLPSDSHHNNISSNFLKNNGNRGISLEYSSNNKVHNNDILGPGKYGIYLGMEHNIISENNITAYQQGVYVVGQRNTIVGNNIMDNLEKGISLDGSFNNFTENNIMNNNEGVYLYSYGTNNLFFHNNFVDNKKHVTYYWSGIANSWNNTYPIGGNYWTGYEDKYPNATELNNSGLWDTPYIINTKNIDYYPLMAPTKPITRKFTAYDDTKVEVRSNSSISQFQFDTTAKSISFNITGPAGTKGFCNITVPLNLLWGDFTLYMDGVQLEEGVNYMKTCNDVQCLFHITYTHSAHELEILGTEVIPERLSLAAVLLFTIFTVLATIKTRNGFNRTKGFLLQLQG; translated from the coding sequence ATGAAAAATGTTGGCAAAGTATGGCTTATAATGTTGCTTATGCTTGTTTCCGCATCATTTTACGCCCTTAAAACGCCAAATGTGGAAGCGGCTGGAACCATTTATATTCGAGCCGATGGATCCATTGACCCACCAACCGCGAACATAACTCGAGACGAGTTTAATATGACTTACACTTTTACCGGCAACAATTACGACACCATAGTCATAGAGCGGAGCAACATAATACTTAACGGAGCGGGGTTCACGCTTAAAGTGGCAAGTGCTGATGGAATAAGCTTTCAGTATCAAAGCAACATAACAATAGAGAATTTGAACGTGGACGCTGGACCAAACTCATTTGGCATATACGCCTACTATTCCAATAACATAACCATATTTGGCTGCAGGGTTTACTCTTCAAGCACCGGCATAAGCATCTACTACACTTCATACTGCAAAATATACGGAAACACCATTGAAGGCAACGGCATAGGCATAAGCATAACAGGCTCAGAGGTTGAGAGCGCCGGACACCACAATTTGATATACAACAACACCGTAGCCTCCAACAGCAATCATGGAATATACTTGCTCGGCTACAGCAACAGCGTTTACAGAAACAACGTAACTGGAAACAACCGCGGAATCAGTATTGGAGGCAACTTTAACAACGTTTACGAAAACATTATCACGCGAAACAAATACCCCGACGGGGAAGGTATCTCCATCCATTCACAGGGTGGAGGCTGTAATGTGTCTTATAATTATGTCGCAGAAAACACCTGGGGCATTATACTGGGAGCTGGTCATGGCGACTATACGCCTAACACTTTGAAAGGCAATGTTATGGTGAACAACAGCCGCATAAACTTCGGACTCGAAGGCTATCGGGCTGAGATGCCGCACTTATACAATGATGTAGACACTTCAAACACCGTTAATGGCAAACCAATCTACTATTGGATTAGTAAAGAAAATGATGCACTTCCATTAGACGCCGGGTTTGTAGCCCTAATTAACTGCAAAAACATAACAGTAGCAAACCTGAACATAGAAAAAAACCTAGAGGGCATCATACTCGCCTACTCCAACAACTGCACAATTTATGGAAATAACCTTACCGACAACGGATATTCCTCATATTACTACGGTAACATCGCACTTTACCGCTCATCAAACAACAGCATATACAACAACAATGTGGCAACAAGCAACTGGAATGGGCATGGAATAGTACTTGATCACGGTTCTTCACACAATACAGTTTCAAAAAACAACATCACGAAGACTAGTGTCGGAGTTTACCTGCCAAGTGATAGCCATCATAATAACATATCCAGCAACTTTCTTAAAAACAACGGTAACCGAGGAATCAGCTTAGAATACTCATCAAACAATAAGGTGCATAACAACGACATATTAGGTCCAGGCAAATACGGTATATACCTTGGCATGGAACACAACATCATTTCGGAAAACAACATAACCGCTTATCAACAAGGCGTTTACGTAGTGGGTCAACGGAACACCATAGTCGGAAACAACATTATGGACAATTTGGAAAAAGGGATCTCGCTGGATGGTTCATTTAACAACTTTACCGAGAACAACATCATGAATAACAACGAAGGAGTTTATCTTTACAGCTATGGTACAAACAACTTATTTTTCCACAATAACTTCGTGGACAACAAAAAACACGTAACCTACTACTGGTCCGGCATCGCTAACTCTTGGAATAACACCTATCCTATTGGCGGAAACTACTGGACCGGATACGAAGACAAATACCCAAACGCAACTGAACTTAATAATTCCGGTTTATGGGATACACCATACATAATAAACACGAAAAACATTGACTACTATCCGCTTATGGCGCCGACAAAACCCATAACGAGAAAGTTCACCGCCTACGACGATACGAAAGTGGAAGTGCGCAGCAACTCTTCCATCTCGCAGTTCCAATTCGATACAACTGCCAAATCGATAAGCTTCAACATAACCGGACCAGCGGGAACGAAAGGCTTCTGCAACATAACTGTCCCGTTAAACCTCCTCTGGGGAGACTTCACACTATATATGGACGGTGTCCAACTAGAGGAGGGTGTCAACTACATGAAGACGTGCAATGATGTCCAATGCCTTTTCCATATAACATACACCCATAGCGCGCATGAACTTGAAATACTCGGAACAGAAGTCATCCCAGAACGCTTGAGCTTAGCCGCAGTGCTACTGTTTACAATTTTCACAGTTCTAGCTACAATCAAAACAAGGAATGGCTTTAACAGAACCAAAGGCTTCCTTTTGCAGCTTCAAGGTTAG
- a CDS encoding adenylosuccinate lyase, which translates to MPILPIDTGRYGTPEIRRIFEEENRIQKMLDVEAALAWAHAEVGNIPREDAERIVAAASLEHVKLARIKEIEREIKHDVMALVKALAEACGPSGAYVHLGATSYDVVDTATALQLKEALDIIEKRLNDFEKVLMEKALCYKETLMMGRTHGQHALPITLGFKFAVWMREVSRHIQRLRQCRERVLVGKISGAVGTQAGLGEHAMKIQELVMQKLGLKPADISTQIVQRDRHAELVCLLALIAVSLENFATEIRELQRPEIGELAEPFEAEKQVGSSTMPHKRNPETCERICGLSRIVRSLIIPALENVVTWHERDLTQSSAERFIIPEACILVDYMLLLMTNVIANIYVNEERMRQNIELTQGRAMSEAVMIALTRKGLSRQEAHELLRKLTIKSEVEKVPFKKVLLENEIVRGKLSEKEIDDALNPRNYLGTAMQQVELMVEKTRQERKNRGLKD; encoded by the coding sequence TTGCCAATCCTCCCAATCGATACTGGGCGCTACGGCACGCCTGAAATAAGGCGCATTTTCGAAGAAGAAAACCGTATCCAAAAGATGTTAGATGTCGAGGCAGCCTTGGCTTGGGCGCACGCTGAAGTTGGTAACATACCGCGGGAAGACGCTGAACGGATAGTAGCTGCTGCGTCGCTTGAACATGTGAAACTTGCCCGCATAAAAGAGATTGAACGAGAGATCAAACACGATGTGATGGCGCTCGTCAAGGCACTGGCAGAGGCTTGCGGTCCAAGCGGGGCTTACGTACACCTCGGCGCCACAAGCTATGATGTTGTTGATACAGCTACAGCCCTCCAATTGAAAGAAGCCCTGGATATCATAGAGAAGCGGCTGAACGATTTTGAGAAAGTTTTGATGGAAAAAGCCCTATGCTATAAGGAAACGTTGATGATGGGACGAACCCATGGGCAGCATGCCCTACCCATAACTTTGGGCTTCAAGTTTGCTGTTTGGATGAGGGAAGTATCCCGCCACATTCAAAGGCTTAGACAATGCCGTGAACGAGTGCTTGTGGGGAAAATCAGCGGTGCTGTGGGTACACAGGCAGGTTTAGGCGAACACGCCATGAAAATCCAAGAACTTGTCATGCAAAAGCTTGGCTTAAAGCCAGCGGACATTTCAACGCAAATTGTGCAGAGAGATCGCCACGCCGAGCTAGTATGTCTACTGGCCTTGATTGCCGTAAGCCTCGAAAACTTCGCCACAGAAATACGCGAGCTCCAGCGGCCTGAAATAGGTGAGCTGGCTGAACCATTTGAGGCTGAAAAACAAGTGGGAAGCTCCACCATGCCCCATAAGAGGAACCCGGAGACATGTGAGCGCATTTGCGGATTATCACGCATAGTCAGGAGCCTCATAATTCCAGCTCTAGAGAATGTAGTGACATGGCACGAACGCGACTTAACCCAGTCATCCGCGGAGCGCTTTATTATTCCAGAAGCCTGCATCCTCGTGGATTACATGCTCCTTCTAATGACAAATGTGATTGCAAACATTTACGTGAACGAGGAGCGCATGCGCCAGAACATAGAGCTAACCCAAGGAAGAGCCATGTCAGAAGCCGTCATGATAGCCCTAACGAGAAAAGGTTTAAGCCGACAGGAAGCCCACGAACTGCTCAGAAAATTAACAATAAAGAGTGAAGTGGAAAAAGTTCCATTCAAAAAAGTTTTGTTGGAAAACGAGATTGTAAGGGGGAAACTAAGTGAAAAAGAGATCGACGATGCGTTAAATCCGCGGAACTATCTTGGAACAGCCATGCAACAGGTTGAACTTATGGTGGAAAAGACAAGACAAGAGCGCAAAAATAGAGGGCTAAAGGATTAG